The Apostichopus japonicus isolate 1M-3 chromosome 20, ASM3797524v1, whole genome shotgun sequence genome contains a region encoding:
- the LOC139961375 gene encoding uncharacterized protein, producing the protein MTAPSRFAISKTKTGNPAICTLKVIQTKRVEETKIRKLVVRLDGHFDISEYGSKVIMLIGETGSGKTLMINSLLNYILGVKWEDDYRYKLDPDELEKKKRSHTQSQTEWISAYMLHHHDRFRIPYSITIIDTPGFGDTAGISKDKEITDQMKFFFSGQNDAGIDEIDAVIFVAQSDKPRLTASQRFVFDCMLSLFGKDVKDNIFLFTTFADQNKPLVLAGMKKAAIPYKAYFKFNNSPLYAQKEYVSAREEESSDDEREMYNEMFWKSGAREFKKFFLELDKTSCKSTRLSFEVLKERDALNARIKAIPELIRSKLVTLDCLKIEGEMLQASQEEVNKHSGYTYLVSKEITTKKTISSGEYAMTCRNCKVNCHYPCNQYFKTFCPAFYLFSGCSVCPRQCSRSDHDLETSMYVKSIVTQKQTAADVKARYDKAYKKSMSHQDLVRKISQDAENTRAAIRNHVTAARDIFKRLDGIALKANPTSTAGYLKYLIKAEKARGEPGWQDRVVQLEEMLSEAKLQGDLAKGVKNLKLR; encoded by the coding sequence ATGACGGCACCAAGCAGATTTGCTATATCTAAGACCAAGACAGGTAATCCAGCTATATGTACTTTAAAAGTAATTCAAACTAAAAGAGTTGAGGAGACAAAAATAAGAAAGTTGGTAGTACGTCTCGACGGGCATTTCGATATCAGTGAGTATGGATCGAAGGTTATCATGCTGATCGGAGAAACTGGCTCCGGAAAGACACTCATGATAAATTCTCTACTTAATTACATATTAGGTGTTAAGTGGGAAGATGATTATCGATATAAATTAGATCCAGAtgaacttgaaaagaaaaaacgcAGTCACACCCAGAGCCAAACAGAATGGATATCAGCCTACATGCTTCACCATCATGATAGGTTTAGGATCCCTTACTCAATAACAATTATTGATACCCCAGGATTTGGAGATACTGCTGGTATTTCTAAAGATAAGGAAATTACAGATCAAATGAAATTCTTCTTCAGTGGGCAAAATGATGCAGGTATTGATGAAATTGATGCAGTGATATTTGTTGCGCAAAGTGACAAGCCACGATTAACAGCATCACAAAGGTTTGTCTTTGACTGTATGCTATCCTTATTTGGTAAAGATGTCAAAGACAACATCTTTCTATTCACGACATTCGCTGACCAAAATAAACCTCTTGTACTGGCAGGAATGAAGAAAGCAGCTATCCCTTACAAGGCCTACTTTAAATTCAATAATTCTCCTTTGTACGCACAGAAAGAATATGTGAGTGCGAGGGAGGAAGAAAGTAGTGATGACGAAAGAGAAATGTACAATGAAATGTTCTGGAAATCCGGAGCAAGAGAGTTTAAAAAATTCTTCTTAGAGTTAGATAAAACGTCCTGCAAGAGCACTAGGTTGTCGTTTGAGGTGTTGAAGGAACGTGATGCGTTAAATGCTCGCATCAAAGCAATTCCAGAGCTCATTCGATCCAAGTTGGTAACTTTAGATTGCCTAAAAATTGAGGGGGAAATGTTACAGGCTTCACAGGAAGAAGTGAATAAACATAGCGGTTACACGTACTTAGTTTCTAAGGAAATTACTACAAAAAAGACCATTTCCAGCGGTGAGTATGCAATGACTTGTCGTAACTGCAAAGTCAACTGCCATTACCCTTGTAACCAATATTTCAAGACGTTCTGCCCTGCGTTCTACTTGTTCAGTGGATGTAGTGTGTGCCCCCGACAATGTTCAAGAAGCGACCACGACCTGGAAACTTCCATGTACGTCAAATCAATTGTTACCCAAAAACAAACTGCCGCTGATGTGAAAGCCAGGTATGACAAAGCGTATAAGAAAAGTATGTCCCACCAAGATCTTGTTAGAAAAATTAGTCAGGATGCAGAGAATACCCGTGCTGCAATAAGAAACCATGTAACCGCAGCGCGTGACATCTTTAAAAGATTAGATGGGATTGCCTTGAAAGCAAATCCAACTTCTACCGCAGGTTACTTGAAGTATCTAATAAAGGCCGAAAAGGCAAGGGGGGAACCAGGATGGCAGGATCGTGTAGTCCAACTTGAGGAAATGCTTAGCGAAGCTAAACTTCAAGGAGATCTGGCCAAAGGAGTTAAAAATCTTAAGTTACGTTAG